A genome region from Geminicoccus roseus DSM 18922 includes the following:
- a CDS encoding DUF2950 domain-containing protein: MSRLHLAFMAVAALGPVAAQAEPTTYASPDEAVGAVVEALEARDREALVAVFGPESEDVVFTGDAGRDRANWSGFLEDWREANRIVTSENGQTATLFVGRDQWPFPAPLEKEADGRWSFDAEAARTEVLERRIGRNELDVIDLLRAYVRVQSDYRKTDWDGDGVMEFASSILSDSGTRDGLYWPAEAGAPESPIGDFVARASADGYSLDGRDVEPEPYLGYYYRVLQSQGDAVPGGAMSYLVNGHMVAGHALLAFPSAYAETGVMSFLVGENGIVYEADLGEGTLDRADAIDQFDLDEGWIQVDQP; encoded by the coding sequence ATGTCCAGGCTGCACTTGGCCTTCATGGCCGTGGCTGCTCTCGGGCCGGTGGCGGCCCAGGCCGAACCGACCACCTACGCCTCGCCCGACGAGGCGGTCGGCGCCGTGGTGGAGGCTTTGGAGGCCCGTGACCGCGAGGCGCTGGTCGCGGTGTTCGGGCCGGAATCGGAGGATGTCGTCTTCACCGGCGATGCCGGGCGCGACCGGGCCAACTGGTCCGGATTCCTGGAGGACTGGCGCGAGGCCAACCGCATCGTGACGTCGGAGAATGGCCAGACCGCCACGCTCTTTGTCGGGCGAGACCAGTGGCCGTTTCCAGCGCCTCTGGAAAAGGAAGCCGACGGCAGGTGGTCGTTCGACGCCGAGGCGGCGCGCACGGAGGTCCTGGAGCGACGGATCGGGCGCAACGAGCTCGACGTGATCGACCTCCTGCGCGCCTATGTGCGCGTCCAGTCCGACTACCGGAAGACCGACTGGGACGGCGATGGCGTGATGGAGTTCGCCAGCTCGATCCTGAGCGACTCCGGCACGCGCGACGGCCTCTACTGGCCGGCCGAGGCCGGAGCGCCCGAGAGCCCGATCGGCGACTTCGTCGCCCGGGCGTCTGCCGACGGCTACAGCCTGGACGGGCGGGACGTCGAGCCCGAGCCCTATCTCGGCTATTATTACCGCGTGCTGCAGAGCCAGGGCGACGCGGTGCCCGGCGGCGCCATGAGCTATCTGGTCAACGGCCACATGGTCGCCGGCCACGCCCTGCTTGCGTTCCCGTCCGCCTATGCCGAGACCGGGGTGATGAGCTTTCTCGTCGGCGAGAACGGGATCGTGTACGAGGCCGATCTGGGAGAAGGCACCCTCGATCGCGCCGACGCGATCGACCAGTTCGATCTGGACGAAGGCTGGATCCAGGTCGACCAGCCATGA
- a CDS encoding adenylate/guanylate cyclase domain-containing protein, whose protein sequence is MSEADSLFAILRHAADAGAVAAIERLVQEGSDRDLCRINALAFAASEGLDEEPLIGAFLHAARLGAFELSWNLLCPGCGGVLATGATLKTFDRSEYDCRLCACGYEPTLDEMVEVTFTVSPRVRPIAAHHPDTLPPADYLRQIFFGSGADLPDDLDRLLDEVTLELVELPPGERAILSLQLPAAFLVVSDPVTHSTQFLDVKGEPTRERQSLTVVIDPMSPPSGTVELHPGPLRLTLENRAGRRTLPGVWIAGDTLHDLLGRRRPFLTAKRLLSNQTFRDIYRTDTLDVDQRLKITSLTFLFTDLKGSTELYERVGDLVAFDLVRSHFRVLHETIAAEGGAVVKTIGDAVMATFPTPNRAVAAALRMREAMRQLNDQREREDLVLKIGIHEGPCLAVMFNDRQDYFGQTVNIAARVQGLATSRSIFATAPVVEHLEAVRIFEGSGIRPARQDRSLRGIGDKLSVYEIP, encoded by the coding sequence ATGAGCGAAGCCGACAGCCTTTTCGCGATCCTGCGGCACGCCGCTGATGCGGGCGCGGTGGCCGCGATCGAGCGCCTGGTTCAGGAGGGCAGCGATCGGGATCTCTGCCGCATCAACGCGCTTGCCTTCGCGGCTTCAGAAGGGCTGGACGAGGAGCCGTTGATCGGGGCCTTCCTCCATGCGGCACGCCTGGGGGCCTTCGAGCTGTCCTGGAACCTGCTCTGCCCCGGCTGCGGGGGCGTGCTCGCGACCGGCGCCACGCTCAAGACCTTCGACCGGAGCGAGTACGACTGCAGGCTCTGCGCCTGCGGCTACGAGCCCACGCTCGACGAGATGGTCGAAGTGACGTTCACCGTCAGCCCGCGGGTGCGCCCGATCGCGGCCCACCATCCCGACACGCTGCCGCCCGCCGACTATCTGCGCCAGATCTTCTTCGGCTCGGGCGCCGATCTGCCCGACGACCTCGACCGGCTGCTGGACGAGGTGACCCTGGAGCTGGTCGAGCTGCCGCCAGGCGAGCGGGCGATCCTGTCGCTGCAGCTGCCGGCCGCGTTCCTGGTCGTGTCCGACCCGGTGACGCACTCCACGCAGTTCCTGGACGTCAAGGGCGAGCCCACCCGCGAGCGGCAGAGCCTCACCGTGGTGATCGACCCGATGAGCCCGCCCAGCGGCACGGTCGAGCTGCACCCGGGACCGCTCCGCCTGACGCTCGAGAACCGTGCCGGCCGGCGGACGCTGCCGGGGGTCTGGATCGCAGGCGACACGCTGCACGACCTGCTCGGCCGGCGCCGGCCGTTCCTGACGGCCAAGCGGCTGCTCTCCAACCAGACCTTCCGCGACATCTACCGGACCGACACGCTGGACGTCGACCAGCGGCTCAAGATCACCAGCCTGACTTTCCTGTTCACCGACCTGAAGGGCTCCACCGAACTGTACGAGCGCGTCGGCGACCTGGTGGCGTTCGACCTGGTCCGCTCCCATTTCCGCGTCCTGCACGAGACCATCGCCGCGGAGGGCGGTGCCGTCGTGAAGACGATCGGCGATGCGGTGATGGCGACCTTCCCGACGCCCAACCGGGCGGTGGCGGCGGCGCTGCGGATGCGCGAGGCCATGCGCCAGCTCAACGACCAGCGCGAGCGGGAGGACCTGGTGCTCAAGATCGGCATCCACGAGGGTCCGTGCCTCGCGGTGATGTTCAACGACCGGCAGGACTATTTCGGCCAGACCGTGAACATCGCCGCCCGCGTGCAGGGCCTCGCCACCTCGCGCTCGATCTTCGCCACCGCCCCGGTGGTGGAGCATCTGGAAGCCGTCCGGATCTTCGAGGGCAGCGGGATCCGGCCGGCGCGGCAGGACCGTTCGCTGCGCGGGATCGGCGACAAGCTGTCGGTCTACGAGATCCCCTGA